The Victivallis lenta region GCGTAGCAGAGCTTCGACCCCGCAAAATAGCGGACGTCGAACGAATGCTCGGCATTCAGGAGATAGATTCCGGCCGTGTCGAGCCGGTGGACGGCGCCGCCGATGATGATTTCGGCGCCGGGCGAGACTGCGCCCGCAAAGTGGAAGAGCCGGCAGAACGGCGGCGAAAGGTGGCGGTAGTGCCGCTCTTCTTCGCGCAGGTCGCAGCCGAAGTTGAACAGATCGAGGTTCAGCACGAGCCGGGTGCCGGCGTGCGTGAACTCCAGCCGGGTCCGGTTCGGAACCGAATCCAGATCATGCTGCTCGACGGCGCGCGATACGAGTACGGTCTCCATAACAATTCTCCTCCCTGCGGATACAGTACCACGCCGGGAGGGGAATTGCAATGATCCGCGGCGGCAAAAGCCGGAATTCAGCTTACGATCCGCACCGGATAGCGCCGGAGAAATGCGGCGGCGGAGAGCTCCGGCGCCGTCGGGCGCGGCATCGCATCCGGCCTGCCGACTGCCGCGTATTTGCTCCGGGCGAAATCGTGACAGGCCAGGAGCCGGACAGGAACCGGCGCGCTCCGCAGGGAAGAGAGGAGTTCCCCGGCTTTCCGGAGGTCGTCCTCGGCATCGTTCCAGCCGGGCATGAGCGGCATCCGGATTTCGAACGGAATTCCGCAGGCATCCAGCCTGCGCAGGTTCTCCAGTATCGTCCGGTTGTCCGCTCCGGTGCATTTCCGGTGCACGCCGGGATCGACCGCTTTGAGATCGAAGAGGAACAGGTTCGTCCACGGCAGGAGCCGCTCGAAATTGCGCCACGGCACATCGCCGCAGGTATCCAGCGCGGTGTGGATTCCGTCGTTGCGGAGCTGCCGGAGCAGCGCCTCGCAGAACTCCGGCTGAAGCAGCGGTTCCCCGCCGGAAAGCGTGACGCCTCCGCCGGAGGTCTCGTAGAACATCCGGTCGGCGGTCAGCAGCCGGAACGCTTCCGGAACGGAGATCCGTTCTCCGTAAATCCGCAGTGCGCCGGCGGGACAGCGTTTCACGCACTCGCCGCAGGCCGTGCAGCCGTTCCGGTCGACGGTGTGGACCCGGTTTTCGAACCGGTGTCGGGAGCAGGCTCCGGCGCACTTTCCGCACGACAGGCATTTCGAGGCGAAGAACGCAAGTTCCGGTTCGCGGCGGATCGTCTCCGGGTTGTGGCACCAGACGCAGCGCAGGGGGCATCCCTTCAGGAAGAGCGTCGTCCGGATGCCGGGGCCGTCGTGCACGGCGAACGGCTTGACGTCGGCGAAAACTCCTTCGGGTTCCATGATTCACGCTTCCCTTTCATTTGCTGCCGCCTGAATCAGGTAGCTGTCCTGCTCCCGGCGGCTGAGGT contains the following coding sequences:
- a CDS encoding glycyl-radical enzyme activating protein, with protein sequence MEPEGVFADVKPFAVHDGPGIRTTLFLKGCPLRCVWCHNPETIRREPELAFFASKCLSCGKCAGACSRHRFENRVHTVDRNGCTACGECVKRCPAGALRIYGERISVPEAFRLLTADRMFYETSGGGVTLSGGEPLLQPEFCEALLRQLRNDGIHTALDTCGDVPWRNFERLLPWTNLFLFDLKAVDPGVHRKCTGADNRTILENLRRLDACGIPFEIRMPLMPGWNDAEDDLRKAGELLSSLRSAPVPVRLLACHDFARSKYAAVGRPDAMPRPTAPELSAAAFLRRYPVRIVS